ttcagtgcagaaTATTGTGCAGTTCTGGAtgaaattgttgatttttgtgactcctgcagacaaaaaaatagaaaaaagttctaaaaagaagagggaaaaagGAAATGCATTGATTGGTTTGAAACTGTTGTAAGATAGATATGAATTTCTGTATTGCAGAAATTATTGACTTGGAATCTCttcaaaatataataataataataataataataataataataataataataataataataataatacatgttcTACGCAAACTTAGCCCCCATTGATATTTTTCTAGTTCTGATGTTACATATGTTGTGATTTGGctcaacataaataaaactgaattgaattaaatcgGCAAAAGAAGCCAAATTCAAAGTCCAAATGTCTTATTCTAACCCCCCTccccaaaaaagaaaatcctccACAAACTCTTGCCTCACACTCTCCACAATAAAGCTCCGCTGAAAATGGCGATCAGAGTAAATAAAATAGATGGTCTTTATCAAAGGAAATTAGATTCACCTAAATAGTTCACCGGAGGGGCAGAGCAGTTCCTGTAATTCACTTTAAGGTTCACCAACTTACTCAATAAAGCCCCGGCTAGGAATCTAACTGATGTCTAATCGATAGGTTTATCTGAGGCAAACGGCCGAGAAGAGCAAAAAAATGAATCGGTTTgcatttaaaaggaaaagatAAAAGTCGAGAAATCTGACGTGGAGTAATGAAATGAGGGGAACTATTTGACGTTGCGgaggcttttttgtttgttagttttctCTCCAAATATAGGGAAAAATGAGAGATTGAAAACAGTTTTGCTtctaaaaaaatcacaacagcaataataataataataataataataataataataataataataataataataataataataataataaacaggtCAGTATTGCATAAAATTACCTGTCCTCCACTGAGGCCTGTACCGGTCAGTGCAGCTTCATgacatccctccatcctcagtCCCCAGCCTGCATTTCAGCGgtttctcctctcttttttcactgtttttactccccctcctcttcctcctcctcctcctccactccgTCCAGTTTCGAGTCGTCTGATACGGGCAGGAGGCGCCAGGTTTTCCCCTGAGGGAGGCGAAGAGTCAAGGACTGAACCCTCCAAATGCAGAATAATGTAATTCCACACTCTCAATAAAAAGGGTTCCTCGGTGCCGCCGCGGTTCTCCGTGGGTTTTCCTCTCCCCTCTTTGAACGCTTTGGGTgctcttctctcttctctcttcaCTCTGCAGATGCTTCTTGAATCACtgaagcctgttttttttttcttcgacAATCTCAACAAAAGAGGCTCCAGCATCATGAATGATGGGTCCAGGGAGGGAACAGGGCTCAAGCTCACTGGCCATTTTATTCacgtaaaataaataaatgaatacatttggaAAAATCCTACAGTCCTTATTTATATAATTAGAAaattttttaaaccttttttttttgacaatttaaaaaatataatgacATTAATGCGAATTGCAAGCAACAAAAACGTGCAGATGGCTAATAAACACACaagtgaaacaggaagtgactgGACCTGTGTAAAACAGGAGCCAATGAGCagttatttaataaaataaatgtaattgttCTTATTGGAgaattgattatttattatggcTACACGTACAGATTTTCTCTTAATTTATCTGGTGCATCTCTACAACAAAATGTGACCTGTTTTGGCTCTGAAATTGAATTATTTTGGTCATGACTCAATAACAGCTCTTTCCATACGTttcaaatgaaataacttacccagtttttgtttcaaaaaagcCCAAATTTCATGTAAGTTTGCTTCTCCATCAAATCGAATCCAAACAAGAAGGTGTctcaagtaaaacacaaaactctgGTCTTGTATGTTTATTTCcggaggtgttttttttgccactCTGCCCCCATCGGGGTTGTAAATGTGTTTGGAAATAAGCATAAGGGCATTTGGAGGGGGGGAAAGCAGCATGAtgtgagttttttgtttttattttgttttttttttcttttacactgtCAGTAAAAGTGGATCCTGAAGTGATTTAAGATCTGGACTCTGCTGAAACACTTTATGAAATGACTCCTAGGGCTGATCTCAGTGGCCTTCAGGGATATTTTTAAGCTTGTGGAGACTCCAAAAGACTGCAGCAATTTTTACAATTAAAATGtggaatttaattatttaattcctgcggaaataattttaatattctCACAGGATCACAGTCTAGACTAGtgcaaaaatagcattttatcAATGGGTTTTAGACACAATATCTCTCTTTTAGgtcaacaaaaatgaataataaaacatcTTCAGATTCCTACTTCTTATCAGGACCATTCATACTGTCatttatgtttgtctgtgataAAACACTGTGAAAGAAAATTCATAATTGAACAGTTAATAAATAAAGATCAACTTGCCAAACCGTTTTTTGTAATGCTGACCAAATGGAGCCCCAGGATTTcttaaaaaccacaaaaatattaaatacagtaatttaaaaaacagaaaacaatattGTAAGCCAACTACACAAAATACAagtattttttctgtgtttttattattgataATGTAATTATTGTTTGTCAAAAGGAGAGCTCTTTGACTCCACACATGAACGAGTCTCCTCTGACCATCGGACCCTGTTTTTTCTGGGTGTGCCTACTCTGAAATTCAAGCTAATAGCAGGCAGAAAGCCAAACAGGGCCggggagagaggaggatgaCAGGCTTCGTGACACTAATCTCCGACATCCTTGATTGCAGGGGCAGTTTTTCCCTCCTCAGGTCTGGGATCATTTTAGCTGTCAATTTAAATGCGTCCGTTATCGGACAACTTAGCGGCTAGACATCCATTATCGGACGCCTCTACTGTCTGCTCCGCCTTTTGCCACTTTTCATGAAATCATGAAATCTTTGGACCGTAAAAGAAACGCTTAGCCATGGACTCATGTTTTAATATATGGGGTTAAATAATAGCGCTCTGTTCTGGTGTTTTATCAGATATCAGTGGCGAGTGGAAGCTAAATCTCATCTGAGAGTTCTTCAACTAGAAGTGAGAAATTCTAAAATACTACTAATAATTGTCAGACGATCGAACTAAGTCTAGTCACACCACTGCAGACAGATTACATCAGACACTTTGTTTTCTCCACTCATTATTTCTCCTTTACAGAAACCTTTACAAATACCATGAAGTgtgggaaaacacacacacaataataaacaaattaatgattcaaaacaaaaactaacaaaatgaaCAGCATTAACAACAATAACGACATGAATCATCTTCATAATGATTATTGCAGTGCAATTTTCAGAAATAATacataatgtttttgaaatattctCGTTTATTCTCCATAACATTTCACAGGAAGATTTGCtcattttattccactttttaaaaatttaattgctAACTGCTTTACTGAATACGATTATTTATATTCTTTTGTTAATTTGCTTGTGCAAAGTTTTTAATGAAACTTTTATCTTGAATTCAATCTATTCAGCGACTATGAAGTTGTCGATTTTGGTGTCTTATTTATaaggaaaaaatgcattttaaaatacataaagaatAACTTAAACTGTagaacacatttctgaaaaagcaaaaatgtggcATCAGGGGtaccattaaaaataaatttaaaaatagtagGATGTTGTAActttcaaacactgtaaaaactgtcaaaaaaatctaattaaataaaaatacatagccatatctgtaaaataatgatgccttttaactaatttaaatacagtaaaactatgTCATTTctggtcacacattgtaaaagaatgaattattatttatttaaatttgtttacagatttctgatgtggACTTCATGCACaattttttgccagttttttctttcattattttttattttttacagtcaacatataacttacattttttttcctttgattttacTACATAatacctgtaatttaacaaagaggcgaaaatctgtaaaataccagtTTAAAGTCCTTCATATACATAAATTTACTTTTAAGTGgtggaaatatctgtaaaatactattatttagctgatttaaatccaataaaaatgttgcattcaaaaaaaattctaaaagtaTGAATTaccatatatttaaaaaatgctttttcatGTTGATATTGTCAATTTTGGCctgctttttaaatatatttttttaaatttaaaccaATAACATGTAAtttgagtttttaaaatgaaaattttagttgttatctgtaatttaacaaaacaggagaaTTTTGTGAAACAACTGGAAATTATtcacaaatttacagttaaaatatatttctaaaaagattttatttattattttgcagtgaTACGCCTTCTTAAATGCTTACTACCTCAGTGCTTTAAACGAGTCTTAATCCAGCTTCCTGATTGGCtgagatgtgtttttaaagctttgCGCACCTGTGACTCTGCGTAAAGCTGCCTCAGATGTATTATTGTGCACCTGTAACTAGACAGCATCACATGTAAAGTCGCCTGGACTGAATACTGTGAATAATGTGGTATTATGTATTTACAAAGCCCCAGGAGCAGATCTACATGCTGCTCTTCTGTTTCTGAGTGCACATGGATGCATCTCCATTGGTTCTTACCTTTCCGTGCGTAACTTTGCCCtttctttttgctgctttattttttttcctgttggttTTAATTTGGTGTGCTCTCCCCCGGCCCCCCTAAATGGAAGCTAAATCGGCCGGTAGGTCACTAATATATCGAGGAGGCAACTGTGACAAATTCCTTTTGTCTCCGCTTTGCTGGTACTTTATTACCCAGACGAGCTGCATGGCCTGGAGATAACGATTCATCACGCACAGCCGGCAACCATAGACAACGCCTTTGGGCAAAGTCAGCGAGGGGCTCTCatattgagagagagagagagagagagagagagagggaaggagagagagagcgtgtgtgtgtgcttgtatatgtgtgtttgtatatgtgtgtgtgtgaggggggtATACCTTAATTGGCCACGGGGTTTTATTGCATTAGTAAAATTGCTGATTACAATCCTGCACAGCATCGCGTTACGTTTGCAGTTCAAACCTATAGGTAGACCTCCCGTTGGCCTGCTTCATAACCAGCTTTATGGTGGCAAACCGTAATAAGTCAGAGATCTTTATTCAAAAATGTACACTAATTTAAGCCCCTTTATGTTTCGCAGCTATCGCTTGGAAGCTTTTAATGATCCTTTTGGGAAAAGTGGATCATcatcgcagcagcagcagatagaGTGATATATATATGAGGAGAGTAAAAGCAGCCTGATGAAGACACTTCAGCCAGCATTTAGAGCCAGACACCATCAGAGCTGAGTCTCTTTATGCTGAGAAATAGTGTGATATGAGAAATGTGCAGGAGACAGTGTGGCGTTATGGTctttaaacatatttagagttagAGCTGAGTTGTTTCTGGGGCTtaatatgattaaaacaaaaacaaaataaagctgttgacttgaaaacaacacaaaagcgACTGTATTTTGCTCTCCAATCCGATTCAGAGCTGCCATGTGCGTAAAAATACAAGCCCATGACAAGAAAGTTGCACAATAAAGAGTCCCAAACTGCGCATTATGAATGGGATAAGTTTTTATAAATGCTTTTAATTCCCTGGTGCTTCATTAGGACGGCAGCACATGGGAGCTAATCACGGAGAAGAGCCTAAAATGTTGAGAATAATGAAACAAGACACTGGGCGTCTCGTTGAGGAAGCTCAGGTTGTCAGGCTCAATAAAGAGATGTGTGATATTGCTCCTGATGATTAGAGCTTTACGGTTTTAGTTTAGTGTTCAGCGTGTTGGCAAAGGGCCTCATTCGTGCAGGACTTAGTGAAATGTGCTGTTTGTCTATTTGTGAGTTGAAGGATTGTTTTTAGTATCTcccaataaattaaatgaaaaatctaaTATTGTCTAATTATGAGCAtaaattaaatcagttttttttcttttttttagattcGAAATGCCACTACTGTTTACATTTCTATCTCTGGACCCTGCctatctatatatttatatttttcctcattttttatacttttggcaatattttgCATTTACTGTGTTGATATGcgacatacattttttttaaaaaaaacagactgacttatttgaatttttgttcAGTTAAAAATCCCTTTTACGCAAAGAAATAATGTTACTTTTGTTCCTTGTTCATtatatctgtttttaaaaccaCATAACATACATGCAACACTGAAAAGCACTATGTGACTTCAttccagtgttgtttttttttgtttgtttttttgttttttttagtgtttttgtaataGTATTAGCAGTCATGAGTTGACTGGTTCGTCTTATCCAGTGTCTTTCATTGCATGGTTGACTGTGCGTTAACCTACATATGACAAATAAACGAAtctatacaataataataataataataataatttagtgCTGGTTTTACGCACATCCAAAGTGAATCTGTTGAGACGGCGACTCAGAATGATTTGGGTCAGACGCACACATGATCAGCCTGGTCGCACATGTTGTGACTTATTTGATATGGAAAAGGTTTGAATTTATCCTAAGTTAACAACTTAACATCTCACATAATCGCCACACATTGATCGTGATCTGTCGCCATAGATTTCTGGCACAATTActgacatttttgagaaattatgAGCAGGTTTTTTACAAATTCAACTCCAACCAGGCGTCTATATTGTGCATTATATGGATTGCTGACATGGCAACGCATGGGACACCTTGTGTTGGTGTTAATAAACAGTTTTGGTTAGTTTGGCACCATGAAGGTGACGCACAATCAGACATCACACCTCAGCTGCTGACATCACCAACAGGCAGAGATGTGTTACCCCAAAGAGGCTCTCAGACATTATTTCCCGCCTTCCTGCCCATAGATCTTCCCGGTTTTGCATAAACGGCCAATTACCTTGTCAGTAAGCTGATCTGAGGCTCAGTGCATCCTCTCGTCCCTATTCATTTGATTGTAACGTGCAAATATAAACAGGCCTAATAGCAGCTACACTCGCGCGGTTCTCGGCCCCGCGCCGTTATTGATATGGCCTTGAATTCACACAATTGATTTTTATGCTTCCCTCTAGCCACCTTGTGCAGTTGAGAGATATCTTTATTCGCACGGAAAGTGAAATAAGTGCGTAATAAAACGGTGATATATTAAATTCGTTTTTCCCCGTGTCGCGGTTTTATTATgagccatttttcatttttattgaattgAGACCCCAGCGATCCACGTCGTCGCTTCGGGCAGAGAAAGGTTAAATAATTTGTGCAAATCACCAACGCCGCTTTTCACATTTGGCTTCCTGATATGACTCCAGCtgctatttatttgtttaattatctatccatctatgCATCATCTGCCCATCTATGCATTATATCTGTCCATGTATCCGGGGATCAATATGTTGTTTTCCATACGCGGGCTAAATATCGCTCACTGTTGGCTTTGCATTTCATTACTTTGTGGCGCTGGAATGGGCCTATCAGTGCCCTTTAACCAGGCCTAGACTCTGCACACTTCCCGTCAATACCGGTGGATTTATGGCCCGATTGTGTGCAACAGTGCAACAGATTATTgcttcagctgcacacacaTGAATCTGGTTCATCGTTTGTTGTAggacaaaatgtacaaatataacCTGCCATATGGTACACGGTTTAGACTCTGGAAATTGGTGAAATTCTGGGAGTCCTTGGAGGAGCCCTGTGGTTCAGTATATGTGTGGCTTTAATTATACAGAGAGACACTTTTCACCGATTCCTTAAAGTGGTCACCTGCTATTAAGCTTTATGTCCAACAACAGGGTTTCCCAGGGGTCTCAATATGGAAGCTTTAGCACATAcacccaaaaataaaaattatcaggacaaattttaaaaatataatcattAAAGCCCACCAAAATCCAAagttaattttattaaaaaaaaaaaaaaaaaaacagacttcttCAATTTGAAAGTCCCTTTTACGCAAAGAAagtattgttaattttgttcCTTGTTCATGATATCTTGgttcatttcattttggttAAATATGATTTCATCTGCATGCTTTTAAAACCACATAACCTACATGCAAAACTGAAAACTACTGTGACTTCATATTTCTCAAATCTCAAATATGCAGACGAGTGTTAACGTGAAAGTTGCTGGATGCCActtgaactaaaaaaaaaaggcctccGCTCCGTTAAAAGGCACAAAACCTCCAGTTTAACACcagaaaagctgcaggaaaacacgGAAAGCTGCGGCTTCTTTAAGACATCCGAGCAAAACAACTGTCCTACcgtggaggagggagggagggaggatgggagggagggagagaggtggagggagggCTGGCTGGCTGGAGGACCGAATGGCAGCTTTTACGCAGAGGGCTGTCTCACCTGCTGAAACGCACTTGACCATTCAGCACAACAGAGCCATCTCGCGCTCTCACCTCCAATTAATATCCACGCCTGCGAGGTCAGCGCTTCGTTTTCGCTTCTTCgggtttgttttgctgtgtctCCTGCTTCCTTCGGATGCGACGAGCCTGGTTATCCTACCATGCCCCCTGCGTATGGATCGTCTCTGCCCGAGTAGGCGAACAAAGCGCATCAAGTCTCTCCAGAGAGCTGCCTCCCCCCAAAATCAGGGATTTTTGTCTGTAAGTAGGCTGCTCAGGATAACCATTTGGCATCGTCGcttgtttttcctgttgttAGGCTGCCTTGTGTCTAATTCACTTGGAAAGAACACGCTATTAAAGATGGATACGCTTTTTCTTAGCCCGACGGATAGGCATTTAATTTAGGGAACACCCGATCCCACTGTTGGACAAAAATAATGGCAAGATTTTGGATAGCGCCGGACACGTTATTGGTTTCCTGGGAGTAGAACAGGCCTGTGTCGATGCtcgaaaacaaacaaaacagcccAGCGTACATACAGACATTTTATTTCCCAAGGCGTAAATTACTATATGTCCAAAATACATCCGTGCACTGATCAAATATACTGACGAGCACCCTCACCGACAGCGACTATGGAGCACACCGGGATCGAGGAGGTGAACCAGAcgcaccagcagcagcatgagcCCATCAGCTTCGGGATCGACCAGATCCTCAACAGCTCAGATCAGTCCAGCGGCTGCATGCTGCCCAACCGGACCGGCGACCCGGATTACGCGCTGGCCCCCAACGTCTACAGCAACGGGTACAACAGCGTCTACAACCCGGCCTGCTCCATGGCGGCGGGTCTGGCCGGCTCCTACAACGTCAACATGAACATGAACGTCAGTATGAACATGAATATGAACGTTAACGTGAACTCCGGAGGCGCAGGTGGGGTGATTCGGGTGCCGGCGCACAGACCCATGCCTCCTCCGCCGCCGCCGCCCGCCGCCGCCGCGCCTCATCCGCCCCCTTCGACGCATCCGCCGGGCATCGGACCCGGCATCCCCTCGGTGCCCGGGATGGGGATGGGGAACGCAGCGAACTTCACCTTTCCGTGGATGGAGAGCAGTAGGAGGTTTGCCAAGGACAGATTaacaggtaaagaaaaaaaaaaaaactcattgtGGTAGTTCGAtgcttaaacacacacacagaacagcgAGTTATACATTTCACACCTTTCTGACCAAAACTAGGCACGCTGGATAGTTTCCTCCTGGCAGTTCCTGCATGTAGTAAATAGTGAATTTCCTGACCTTTGTGCGTAAAACAGACTGAGGGGTGAAGTGTGCGGGCTGAACTGGGCCTAATAGCCCAACAAAGTGGAGCTGATGATTTCATCTTTAGGTTGTAATCTATAACGAATCATATATGCGCGCACAGAGTCGGTTTTATTACGCTGGAAGGGCAGCCTGACAAACGAGAGGAGAAATTGACGCGGACATGCTGATGAATCAGTATTGGACCATCACTCTCCATTTACTGCGGATGACGGATAACGACGTTCCCCGTTTCTTCATGAggatgaatgattttttttttcttcttcagcgAGCCAATTGAGAAAGCAGGAAGATGAGTCATAGTAGTAATAACACAGGACAGCCTAAATTCTAGATAACACAGTGTAATCGCaaagtgttattattattattattattattattattattattattattattattattattattattattattattattattattgttattttgtaaattgcAAAATTAATCTGCACAATTCACATAGAAGCTAGTGATTTATGCACAATAAAGACCTCACACCTTCGGTTCACTTTATTTGGGGCTAAAAATATATAAGGTTTGGTTCACAGAGATTCTGCACGACAAGTCAGACTGtccagtttctttcttttgatttcttcttttttaaaatgtatttgaagatacaaaaacaacatatgtagctgcattttttctgtgatattctGTCCTGACGCATTAATAAGTTATAATAAGAATATACTCAGCTGACTCCATATGGActttggagtttatttttttaggtcTGTAATTTCAACTCTCAATTTTTGCGTTTTGCTAAAatgggcagaaaaaaaatccagtaagtttattgcattttttaaaaaattcactctatttttatattttttgtcgtCTGAAGCCCTAATCTGAGTTacataaatgtaatttattccTTTGTACCTGCTCCTAAAGCCTTTATTAGAAAAACACGCTCACACACCTTTGACTGCACTATTAGCCTTATCATAGTCTCTTTCCAattcaaaaagacacatttgcatttattttttatgataaattagtgaatgtaaaaacagatgGAAGTCCAATAGAATAACATGAGATAGAAATGAGAGAATTGTTCATAGCGCACAGATCCAGTGGTGCAGTTGTGAGAATATGTTGTGCTGCTGGGCGAAACGTGCAGTATTTTCTTTCCACGGGTGCTTCCACTGTTATTTTTCTCCTGACCTCATTGTtataaagatgaaaatgaagaacatCATGGATTTGCGCAGGCTCGCCCCCCGCCTCTCCACGCATTAAATATTCACCATTCACTTCTTTCTGCCTGATTAATTATTAAATACTGGGGGACGATatgtcatctgcaaaaagaTACAGTGTAAATAGGCTTATCAATTTTACTCATAGCCACCGAGGGCCTCTCGTTTAATTTCTCTCAGCTTTGTGTCGCTGTAATTATTTCGCAGCTTATATCTTTGCTCCGTATTGATCACAGCCAAagatcagcagcagctacagcacacacacacacacacacacacacacacacacacacacacacacacacacacggaggcCAGATTTAGCCCGCTCAGTTTCCTATAAAAGGCCGTAAATCAAACGGACTATCATCTATCCTGATGGGCAGAGCaccattttaaatctttctctctgtttcttgtttttctcttcgCCTTCCAAGTTGAAACCAGAggacagaaaggggaaaaaacagccaaacatGTTGCCAAAGGCTTCCAGCTCTGGCATTCAtgggagatgtttttttttttccttacagGGATGTAAACGAAACCTGTTAAACTGCACCACAGACTCTCGTTTTTCACGCTGGGATGCTTCGTGTGGCACAAATTCACGTAATAAATCTCAGGAAGCCGAATCAGACTGACGCAAAAGATTAAGATTTGGGGTGTTAAGGGCAACAATTATCCTGGTGTGGAAAGAGGAGCCGTTTATTTCGCCTACTGCTGGATTCATGCTGATCGCTGACTCCTCTCTTCATTTACGCACAGCTTCGGGGCGCACAGCTGTTAAGATAATCTggatttgtattattatttttccaaaTTTCAGCACAAAATTCAcgctgttattattattaatacaaCTACTGTTATTAGCAGCAGTAATAGTGAGGATGTAGTTATTGCTGTGGccactgctgtgttttttctccACGCGTTCTgcctcaaaaatgtgatttgtatttttatttttgcctgatttcaggatttatttttgtttctgtattttaaaatcagCTCAGGGCTCGGAAACCATTATGTTTCCATAAAAACAACCTGGAACCAACCAAAACGCCAGACTAGctctattaaataaataaagggtgCACTATAATAATGATTCATAATAACAACTCTGATGCGTAAAGATGATCGATAAGTCCATTTTATAGTACAAGAAATGTAAAGTGACATCGTTAAATGTGGACTGAATCGGtgcaaatgaataaatacacgCCCTGATTGTAAACTTTCACTATGACAACAGTAATCCTACTACTAAtaggttaataataataatgacagaaGGTAATGCGCATCGTTTGGGCATTTTGACAATAAACGCAGCTATAATACAGCTCTGAAGGCCACCTAGCACTAATTAAAAAAACGTGATTAAAccctttttcttctctccactAAATCTCTGACTGGGCGTTAATGGCAGCagggcagaaaaaaaagtggtttTATTCGAGAGCTGGTAGTCGCTGCTGGTCGTGCGTTTTCCTTTCGCTGCCCTGATTCTCGCTGTGACAGAAGACAGCGTCTCTGCCTTTTGTCCCGTATAGTGTAATAAATAGCAATATATGTTCATGTTATATTTCAATATCCCCTTTAGAATCCTTCACGGATATATTTATTAGATTGCTACAAAGGTAATATCCGCAGTGGGGAAGGGAGGCGCTGTCACCGAGAAGTGTTATTAAGTATAAGTGGTTTTATTATGGGAAACATATTCTCCACggtagcattttattttttgatatgCTTATGCTAAATTGTGTTACCCAGGCAGCAGATTTAGTATTCCtgaccattttcttttttttcatattacgaagggggaagaaaaagtcaaatcattttgtggtgtttttgttcattgttgGCTCTTCTttccatttactttatttatggggagatttttttgtatttatttatttttcttttactgttaaTGATCACTTGTGAAGAACTTGACCTCAGGAGTGTTCACAGCTCCTACACAAATGACTTTCTCAACTGTTTTATCGAGCTGTTTAATGAAACTAATAATTA
This Amphiprion ocellaris isolate individual 3 ecotype Okinawa chromosome 13, ASM2253959v1, whole genome shotgun sequence DNA region includes the following protein-coding sequences:
- the tlx2 gene encoding T-cell leukemia homeobox protein 2 isoform X3, encoding MEHTGIEEVNQTHQQQHEPISFGIDQILNSSDQSSGCMLPNRTGDPDYALAPNVYSNGYNSVYNPACSMAAGLAGSYNVNMNMNVSMNMNMNVNVNSGGAGGVIRVPAHRPMPPPPPPPAAAAPHPPPSTHPPGIGPGIPSVPGMGMGNAANFTFPWMESSRRFAKDRLTAALSPFSVTRRIGHPYQNRTPPKRKKPRTSFSRVQICELEKRFHRQKYLASAERATLAKALKMTDAQVKTWFQNRRTKWRRQTAEEREAERQQANRLMLQLQQEAFQKTLSQPLQPDPLCLHNSSLYALQNLQPWAEDNKVTSVTSVASVV